One Synechococcus sp. UW179A DNA window includes the following coding sequences:
- a CDS encoding Nif11-like leader peptide family natural product precursor — MSEEQLKAFIEKVKADTSLQEKLKAAGDADAVLAIAKDAGFSISADDLKNAQSDLSDEEIEGVAGGGSVVCDTADFRTVCDLDGRRC, encoded by the coding sequence ATGTCAGAAGAACAACTCAAAGCGTTCATAGAGAAGGTCAAAGCAGACACCAGCCTTCAGGAGAAGCTGAAAGCAGCAGGTGATGCTGATGCTGTTCTTGCGATTGCGAAAGATGCTGGCTTTAGCATCTCTGCTGATGACTTGAAGAACGCTCAATCAGATCTTTCAGACGAAGAAATTGAAGGCGTGGCTGGCGGGGGAAGCGTGGTCTGTGACACTGCTGACTTTCGGACTGTATGTGACTTGGATGGTAGGAGATGCTAA